One genomic window of Solanum dulcamara chromosome 10, daSolDulc1.2, whole genome shotgun sequence includes the following:
- the LOC129870010 gene encoding uncharacterized protein LOC129870010 isoform X2: protein MAEIVNQGKRKLEEQSSVNAGSKAVEDYDSDEYDHDMYVGNRRMNREIRKEYNRQVKESEGFDITLDLDLGVSIGAPLVPARGEENNLMFTEISCLALDAFNSQNNKRYKFVENVTVNTSLAAGYWCHNTFLAKDSDAPYTVKTFQALGFWGICGERIIAFCRLKKTSSDQDIKNRA, encoded by the exons ATGGCAGAGATTGTTAATCAAGGGAAGCGAAAATTGGAAGAGCAGAGTAGTGTGAATGCTGGGAGCAAAGCTGTAGAAGATTACGATTCTGATGAGTATGATCATGATATGTATGTGGGGAATCGCAGGATGAATCGAGAAATTCGGAAGGAGTATAACAGGCAGGTGAAGGAGAGCGAG GGTTTTGATATCactttggatttggatttgggtGTTAGTATTGGTGCTCCACTTGTTCCAGCACGGGGTGAAGAGAACAATCTAATGTTTACTGAGATATCATGCTTAGCCCTTGATGCTTTCAATTCACAGAAT aATAAAAGATACAAATTTGTTGAAAATGTGACTGTGAACACATCACTTGCTGCTGGATATTGGTGTCATAACACATTTCTAGCAAAGGATTCTGATGCACCCTACACTGTAAAGACCTTTCAAGCATTGGGGTTCTGGGGAATTTGTGGAGAAAGAATTATTGCATTTTGCAGGCTTAAGAAAACATCCAGTGATCAAG ATATAAAAAACAGAGCATAG
- the LOC129870010 gene encoding uncharacterized protein LOC129870010 isoform X1, with the protein MAEIVNQGKRKLEEQSSVNAGSKAVEDYDSDEYDHDMYVGNRRMNREIRKEYNRQVKESEGFDITLDLDLGVSIGAPLVPARGEENNLMFTEISCLALDAFNSQNNKRYKFVENVTVNTSLAAGYWCHNTFLAKDSDAPYTVKTFQALGFWGICGERIIAFCRLKKTSSDQGDECPPYSNVDLKARQ; encoded by the exons ATGGCAGAGATTGTTAATCAAGGGAAGCGAAAATTGGAAGAGCAGAGTAGTGTGAATGCTGGGAGCAAAGCTGTAGAAGATTACGATTCTGATGAGTATGATCATGATATGTATGTGGGGAATCGCAGGATGAATCGAGAAATTCGGAAGGAGTATAACAGGCAGGTGAAGGAGAGCGAG GGTTTTGATATCactttggatttggatttgggtGTTAGTATTGGTGCTCCACTTGTTCCAGCACGGGGTGAAGAGAACAATCTAATGTTTACTGAGATATCATGCTTAGCCCTTGATGCTTTCAATTCACAGAAT aATAAAAGATACAAATTTGTTGAAAATGTGACTGTGAACACATCACTTGCTGCTGGATATTGGTGTCATAACACATTTCTAGCAAAGGATTCTGATGCACCCTACACTGTAAAGACCTTTCAAGCATTGGGGTTCTGGGGAATTTGTGGAGAAAGAATTATTGCATTTTGCAGGCTTAAGAAAACATCCAGTGATCAAG GTGATGAATGCCCTCCCTATTCCAATGTTGATTTGAAAGCTAGACAGTGA